Proteins co-encoded in one Rattus rattus isolate New Zealand chromosome 5, Rrattus_CSIRO_v1, whole genome shotgun sequence genomic window:
- the Gpr176 gene encoding G-protein coupled receptor 176 isoform X2, which yields MATIFPDFVNWTEWEKSDWFIKNLACSGICASVVCVPFDIILSTSPHCCWWIYTMLFCKVLKFLHKVFCSVTVLSFPAIALDRYYSVLYPLERKISDAKSRELVMYIWAHAVVASVPVFAVTNVADIYATSTCTEVWSNSLGHLVYVLIYNVTTVIVPVAVVFLFLILIRRALSASQKKKVIIAALRTPQNTISIPYASQREAELHATLLSMVTVFILCSVPYATLVVYQTVLNVPNTSVFLLLTAIWLPKVSLLANPVLFLTVNRSVRKCLVGTLVQLHHRYSRRNVVSTGSGVAEPSLEPSMRSGSQLLEMFHIGQQQIFKPSEDEEESEAKYLGSTDFQAKEVLTSSPEGEQESQLAPSVPPPGTVDSVSRVSPVAPVEPGIFPDKYSLQFGFGPFELPPQWLSETRNSKKRLLPPLGNTPEELIQTKVPRVNRVERKMSRNNKVSIFPKVDS from the exons GTTCATTAAAAACCTGGCCTGCTCCGGGATTTGTGCCAGCGTGGTCTGCGTGCCCTTCGACATCATCCTGAGCACCAGCCCTCACTGCTGCTGGTGGATCTACACGATGCTCTTCTGCAAGGTGCTTAAATTCCTACACAAGGTGTTCTGCTCGGTGACTGTCCTCAGCTTTCCTGCCATTGCCCTGGACAG GTACTATTCAGTCCTCTACCCTCTGGAGAGAAAAATCTCTGATGCCAAGTCTCGGGAACTAGTGATGTACATCTGGGCCCATGCAGTGGTGGCCAGTGTCCCTGTGTTTGCTGTGACCAATGTAGCTGACATCTATGCTACGTCCACCTGCACGGAAGTCTGGAGCAACTCCTTGGGCCACCTGGTGTATGTCCTGATCTACAACGTCACCACGGTCATTGTACCTGTGGCTGTGGTATTCCTCTTTCTTATCCTGATCCGGAGGGCCCTGAGTGCCAGTCAGAAGAAGAAAGTCATCATCGCTGCACTGAGGACCCCACAGAACACCATCTCTATCCCCTATGCATCCCAGCGGGAGGCAGAGCTACATGCCACCCTGCTCTCCATGGTGACAGTTTTCATCCTCTGCAGCGTACCCTATGCCACCCTGGTTGTCTACCAGACCGTGCTCAATGTACCTAACACTTCCGTGTTCTTGCTTCTCACTGCTATTTGGCTGCCCAAAGTCTCACTGTTGGCCAACCCTGTGCTTTTCCTAACTGTGAACAGATCAGTACGCAAATGCTTGGTGGGGACCCTGGTGCAGTTGCACCACCGGTACAGTCGCCGCAATGTGGTTAGTACAGGGAGTGGGGTGGCTGAGCCTAGCCTTGAGCCCAGCATGCGCTCTGGTAGCCAGCTCTTGGAGATGTTCCACATTGGACAGCAACAGATCTTTAAGCCCtcggaggatgaggaagagagtgAGGCCAAGTATCTTGGCTCAACTGATTTCCAGGCCAAGGAGGTACTCACCTCCTCCCCAGAGGGCGAACAGGAGTCACAGCTTGCACCCTCTGTGCCGCCTCCAGGCACAGTAGACTCTGTATCTCGGGTGTCCCCAGTAGCCCCCGTGGAACCTGGGATATTCCCTGATAAGTATTCCCTGCAGTTTGGCTTTGGGCCTTTCGAGTTGCCCCCTCAGTGGCTCTCTGAGACTCGAAATAGCAAGAAGAGGCTGCTTCCCCCACTGGGCAATACCCCAGAAGAGCTGATCCAGACAAAGGTGCCCAGAGTGAACAGGGTGGAGCGGAAGATGAGCAGAAACAATAAAGTGAGCATTTTTCCTAAGGTAGACTCCTAG